The Notolabrus celidotus isolate fNotCel1 chromosome 19, fNotCel1.pri, whole genome shotgun sequence DNA window ttgttttcttaaatgtaaatgtgttttgatcttggtaaaagtgttttgttaatGTCATTTAgtattataaaatgtaaaaatgtattccaaaatgtaaatttgtctccagctttgtaaaagtgttttatcttttgtaaatttgttttgtccttcagggccaccgcaCATATCTAATATCTAGAGCTTtaatacggtggccctgaaggattGTTGtctgtaaaattgtctcaccgcttgtaaaagtgttttgtttattttgtaaaaaaattttcttcaatgtaaatttgttttggctttggtaaaagtgttattttgattttataaatttgttttcttaaatgtaaatttgttttgttcttggtaaaagtgttttgttaatgtcatttagttttataaaattcaaaaatgttttccaaaatgtatatTTGTCTCAAACTTTGTAAGAgggtttcatcctttgtaaatttgttttgtccttcagggccaccgtacatatCTAATATCTAgagcttttaatgcagtggccctgaaggactgttgtttgtaaaattgtctcaccgcttgtaaaagtgttttttgggggttttttgtaaattagtttttttattttgtaaattagtttttgttttgtttttttgtaaattagtttttttattttgtaaattagtttttgttttgtttttttgtaatttctttgtatttattttgtaaatttgttttttttattttgtaaatttgtttttttattttgtaaatttgttttttatgattttgtaaatttgttttcttaaatttaaatttgttttcttaaatttaaaattgttttcttaaatgaaaattgttttcttaaatgtaaatttgttttcttaaaaataaatgtgtcttgttcttggtaaaagtgttttgttaatgtaatttagttttataaaatgcaaaaatgtcttcaaaaatgtaaaaattgtctccagctttgtaaaagtgtttcatcttttgtaaatttgttttgtccttcagggccaccgtacatatCTAATATGTAGAGCTTtaatacggtggccctgaaggactgttgtttgtaaaattgtctcacctcttaaaagtgtttttttgattttgtaaattagttttcttaaatgtaaatgtgttttgttgatggtaaaagtgttttgttaatgtcatttacttttataaaatataaatatgttttcaaaatgtaaaattgtctccagctttgtaaaagtgtttcctctttttaaaatttgttttgtccttcagggccaccgtacatttCTAATATGTAGAGCTTTTAAGGATTTCATGCTCAACATTTAGTGAAATAATCTCTTGTTTTCTATGTTCTGGGTTTCTGATGACGTATTGTTATGAATATTTCACAGGGACATGACCCCCGCACGTGCACAAACATGCCCACACTGTATGACCCAGACATGAATGTCTCGCTTTAAGCTGCAAGCTGGACTCATGTTTCTTCTTCACAGCATTGGTCGACTGCAAAAATGGCACGTCCCCTTCTCAAAATGCaacactgcaggaaaaaaaaaaacaaaaaaaaaacaaaaaatggacCCGATAACTTTAACAGCGGggtaggaagagagagaaaaaagcgtCTGGCAGCAGTCGatattaaaaacatgcagaggGAGACAAGCTCGGGGCCTTCCAGAGTCAGGAAAAAGACTTCGGAGAGCTGCAGACAGGAGATGGGTATGGCATTTCTATTTTCCCCCTGCCCATTGATTTGTATATGAAAACATAGCGCTTTTATTCTCCCCCCTTCTGGGCTCTGCTTCTGAGTGATCAGCTGATGAAGAGACTAGCAGCTCGCCGCTATGCTGGCTTGCTAATTCTCTCCCCCACAGCTGCAGCCGATCCTGATAGCCAGCCTGCAGATTGCACTCAGGTAAATATCCTCCTCCatgtccttctttttttccctttctcaGGCTTCAAGATTCAGCCAGGCTACATCGCatgggaagagaggaagagatggataaaatgtgtgtgtgctgggggGAAGAGAGTGTCTGTgagtttatatgtgtgtgtgtgtgtgtgagggagagcagaagaggaggggggggggggagaggaggaagagggagtgtgtaggtgtgtgttgtAACAGATGAGAGGGAATCTTTGCCAGATTAGTCAGGGAAGAGGCAGTCTTGTTAGGAGAGAAAAAGGCACAGGCATGGagcatcacatgcacacacacacacacacacacacacactgacagccttcctctcacacatgcacagtcagACAGGCTCTCAGCTGCGTTTTACATCTTTGAGGATTACCCTCTATCCCTCCAGTATTCCTCTGGAACGATTGCAGCcccttagagagagagagagtagcgGGGCTTTTCAAAGCCCCACATTTTTTGAGCCGAGCGATCATAAGCAGGATTCCTATTGTTGCCTCCTCTCAGTCAATAATCTGCCATGTCGTTTTGGTTTGCAAGTgcagccatgcttttgttgttttgtgtgtgtgtgtgtgtgtgtgtgtgtgtgtctgtatcacTGTCACCTTCATTCTTATtgctttattattgttttctaCTTATGATGCTGCACGCTCATGTCCCTGTTCCCTCCACACACGTGTGCAAAATTCCATACTTCAGCACGGTTTAATCTGTCcttgagactttttttttttttttacaagcgcATGCTCAATTTATTGTATGATTTGAATGCTGCTGTGTGTACTGTATAAAGCCTGCAAGATTGATGCATCAATATTCTGCTTGGATTGGACAGCATGCCTTTTTctgtttcctccctccctcctctctccagacggggatgctgctgctgctgctgctgctgctgctgctgatcgagCCGCTCTTGCTGCATGCATATACTCGTGTTTCCTGGCCTCTAATTGCCTTTGTGGAGAGAATACAGTGGTTGCAGCAGACATTGGAAGACGAAAGCGATGAAATGGTTGAAAATAACTCAGGATGCGGCAAAAGCACCAATGTCGAGCATCAGATGCGTAAAAAAATCCTCTTTCGATCTAATTCTGGTGACAGAGCGGTGAAATGCGAGTTAATATTTACTGCATTATTAGCGTTAGAAGACATGGCTTCCCTAAATGTATTCAGATCTCATTGTGCATTCATAAAATACAATACCCCGCCTCTATAATCATCCAACATCAAAGCCTCCAGATAAAATGATCTGTCCTGAATTTGCAGAGACAGCACAGGCAGCGGGGTCGCTTGCGTTCATGCTGATTTGGATGCTTTtgtgaaagagaaacaaataaTCCCTTCTTCAttagaatacaaaaaaacatgctctGAAATTTTGAATGCTTCAATTCCTACAAAAACGGCTCATTAGCAGGCTCGCGTGGCTTGATTTAAGGGTTATATCCTCAGCGCTTGCTGCCTGGAGTATTTCAGATTCCTGTTTTTGCAGCATATGAATGTTTGGGAAATTTCTGTGCAGCAGTTTCTCAGCGCCTGGTCTGACAAAAGAAAGTCAAAGGAGGAGTTTTTAATTGAAATCAGCCTCAGTTCTTCTTCTTTCAACCCATTCCTCAGCTCTTACGCTTCTTGTAATCATGATCTGTTATCTGAACAACAAAAGAAATATGCATGCTTTGTGTGTACAATACCTGCTTTATATGCCTCtatatgttttttatatatatgtctAAACACACTTCTCACTGTCTCTCCCTGCAGCCGGAATCCAGAGAGAACGGTTCCCTGGAGGAAATGGAAGAGGACATCAGTCTGAAAAAGCGTAAAAGTGATCAACCTGGAGAGAAAGAACTGCAGGGCACGCAGGAGACGGGTGAAAAGGTCAAGAGGAAGCGTGGACGCCCACCTGCTGAGAAGCTGCCTCCAAACCCGCCTGAACTCACCAGAACACTGAGCACGCTGGTGGACATGGTTATCAACTACAAGGACGGGTGAGTGCACTCAAGGATTCGTGGGTTGTGTTTTAATACTATGGTGCAGGTAAATGAACTGTTAGTACAAACATGCTGGGGACAACAACATCACTATCTCCAAAACTGTGAAGGTATCAAACGCCTTATAAGGTGTCGTTATTGATAAAGTTTGTTTAAATACAAAACTAACAGATGCTGTAGCTTAAAGTCAAAGCAAAGTGTTGACTAGTATCATTTCATAAAATGCTGCCTgcaccattgactgtataataaTCTGATCACCTCCTCTCATCATTGTGagatttgaagccaaaatacctccTCAGTGGGTGCTGGCAAGTTGCACTCGTGGAGCCAAAGCATGCCCAGAAGTGATCTGGCTGGTGAAGCTGTGGGTCTGACATCACAGGCCTTCATTTAaccagaacacatttaacttaacaaTAAGACAGCACAGATCCGTCATGTCGGCACAGTAGAACAGGTTCTTGCTTATTTGTTattgtataaataaatgtagcaaAAGTGACAACTTATAACAGTGTTGTTATTGGTTTAACCATagatatcaaatcaatcaatcaatctttatttgtatagcgccaaatcacaacaaacgttatctcaggacgcttttacataagaggtctagaccactctatgtcaaattatgaacagagacccaacaccaagacaggataagactcagtctgaccccaccttaatccaccatgagcattgcacatcgcagtatttagctagttacagtggtgaggaaaaaacttccttttaacaggtagaaacctcgtgcagaaccagactcatgttagacagccatcatgcctcgactgagttgggtctggaaagacagatagaggggagtaagagagagaggtgagggtgatgagacgagtagtagaagctgttgctgctgaagtccagtacgtccgcatcagctggagtccagaacttctgcagcagatcagcaatcaAGAAAGAGTGTCAGCTTGTtagcacatagactgtataaataatggacgtagtatccgtgacgtcacccatctgttttgaagccaataggcggcagccatattggaaatgttgaactcataactgctgttgagtgagtgtgatgtaaagaggcgggctttgagcctcctagccaacagctacagtgttcccgcctgtcaatcaagtcagctgtgcctctcataatggaaaactcgtaatcttaatatcttcaaaattgtcgtgtaatgaaaaaatgtgccccccgtacagtgtgtgccgatagagaaatgagctatccagactacactcgtcttttgtaccaggctgtaaacatgtttatttctgctgtgaagatcggcttttttgaattggtgtgtatgtggtttctggtacttccggggccagcctcaagtggacacttgaggaactgcagtttttaacacttaagcattggcttcaattctcacggccagaGGTTCCTGacattctttgtttctttgccaCTCATAGCTCTGTACGattgtttttttataataataataactgatagtTATATaacgcctttcaagaaacccaaggtcgcttcacagggtcaggttgggggtctggggggtaggtggggatatctaattGGGAAAGGCCTtaaggaaaaggtgcgttttgactgctttcttaaaagtgtccagggttggggagCTGCAGTCCATCCACATTTAAAATCAGCCTCAAGTTCTATCTGACAACACGCACTTTACCTGTTGTTGTACTTTAAGTCCTCTAAATAACCCACCAGTGTTAAAGTTGAATTAGTGTGATGGTTTTCTTTGAGCCTGTTCGAAACAGAGGAGGCATGAGTAGAGTTTATATCTGTATGATGCATCTGTAACACTTTTTTGGTTGGCAAGCAGCTTATGTCAAGATATAAACACACGTTCACAAACACTCTCAATCTTTTTATTGTGCAAACATTGATCACCGATTACTGTTGGATTTAAATATGAGTAACAAAATGAAGTAATGTTTCAACTAcatcatcactttttttaaattttgcaaTTCatttgttatgctgatgacttCTAAGTGTTTAAAATTATGCAGGATACTCAATGTCAACGTTGCAAATAAGTTAGGATCATGAAGGTGTTTTCCACTAAGAGATCAGAGGATTGTAAGAAATGAATACTTGGTTACTCTTAATAAAAATGAGATTATCTTGGAACAATGATCTGATTAAAAAGCACCACTGAATTGAAATTGAAGTTTGATGTCAGTGTAAAAGACAACATCTTCAGGTATGAATATTCTGTGCTTCCATAAATGTCACCCCCACCTGTTTACTACTCTAATGATCAAACTGTTTCCTGATAACATGAGATTAAATAAGCTATCACATGTTGTTCTCAGGTTGGGTCGACAGATCAGTAAAGGCTTCGTTCAGCTGCCCTCGAAGAAGGAGGTTCCCGAGTACTACGAGCTGATCCGCAAACCTGTGGACTTCAGGAGGATCAGGGTGAGTGTCgctcaacacacacagagagtgatGCTTACACCTGAGACTGAAAGACACACCGATTGAATATCTGAAACAAGAAAATGATGCATGGTGCTAAGATGCAATAAGGTAACACATTGAACATTATGCTGTATTATCTGAAATGTGTTGACCTTCATGTTCCCACATTATCACCTCTTTGAAtaagggctgggcgataattcaatagcgataattattgtgatatatgatgttcataagtatgtttaaattagtgtttaatcacctgaatataaacatAGTATTTGTAGAGGCCAAGCCAAAGCTTTAAGCCACTGAGGCGCTGCACCTGGAATACCTGCCATTGTTGCAAGAGAGACAGAAGTGGAATCAAAGGAAACGGAGCCTAGTAGCCGGTGATGTGGTCGTCATCATGGATTCCTCAGCTCCACGTGGTTCCTGGCCTCTTGGCAAAGTGTTGGAGGTTTTTCCTGACAAAAGGGGCATGGTGCGATCTGTCAAACTACAGACTAAAAACAGTGTGCTTGTGAGACCCGTAACGAAACTTTGTCTGGTACAAGAGGTGTAAATTGAATCATAATAGTTTGCACTTACATGTCTGGTCTTCACATTTTTTGGTTGGTATTGAATTGTTCTGTCTGCCTGCCAGAACAATTAGGGGCCGGTGTGTAACGGCagattatgaatgaatgtgtgtgacctgtgtgcgtAATTAAGGTTGTACGGGGGTCATTGTCTATTTaggtaggaacctttgttgTGTGGTCAGGTGTTCCGCCCGGATGGTTATACAGTTTTTGACTTGATTGTAGAGGCCAAGCCAAAGCTTTAAGCCACTGAGGCGCTGCACCTGGAATACCTATCTGACGCGCTTGGGTTACCGTGATTGATGAATGAAAGTCCGAGTCATATTTCCCGGTTGAACTCTTGGTCCGTTTATTTTCGTGATATAAGCTCCAAAGtgtccaaaaacatgacatttcataGACAAACATACACGCATAACTccagcagcaccatgctgcttGAGCGGTCAAAAACTGTATAACCATCCGGGCGGAACACCTGACCACAcaacaaaggttcctacctAAATAGACAATGACCCCCGTACAACCTTAATTacgcacacaggtcacacacattcattcataatctGCCGTTACagtattgtttttgttaacttagagagttttttatatctacataggagCTGACAAATTAATAACTTACGCCCTTTTTGTGTTAAGTGCATGGTGCAAAATGTACCTGTttgaagaagaataagaaggaTTGTTGTGTGCTAAATAATTTGTACTGATTGACATTTTAATGGTCAAAAGTTCACAATtagaggatcatacttataATGCATCACagaagcttcttgtcctcaaaggccaccgtcgCTTCCCCAAGAGGGGTGAGCATGTGGAGCATTCAAGCGTTCAAatccagaatctgactgctCCATATATCGCTAAATATTATTCTACTGTGATgggaaaaacacagacatgatagAATgttattcttgtgttgattagaagttagaaacacacacaagaccTTCTGTGATTTGTGATTTGTTATCTGTTAGCAGACCAGGGGGTGAGAAGCGAGAGGTCGTAAAAAGCTCTCTGGTTTGTCTCACAGATCTTTGAATGTGTTTAACGATGCGGTCATCTTCAAagtcaaagttcaaagttcaaagtcttctctattgtcaaataaactgcagtatgcacgaGACATACTTAGGATTTTAAATtgggtttctctctcagaccctagtaacgacaacaacagataaacataggaaagctagaaaaagataagaagtaagctaataaaaatgataaaatacagtttaaaacagtgtaaaaactttgctatagtgcaatttaaaatcaaagtgagtgtgtgcgtttcagtcctgaggagggggggggtcagtgaccgggttaagtctgtgaagggggcactatgggaagagggggcaaaacagggagagagttcagcatcctgactgacTTATACGTAATAATAAGTAACATGTtgaatcttcactctgggtcagttgatcAGGCCTTGTCTCGCTTGTCAGATCACTCTGCcagctgaccgctttgcaaagctcactgaaggccagagtaaagctcacaaagacaaacagtcATAGTTTGAGTCTTTGCATTTTCAGATTTCTGCCACATTacttactgtacctttaagcatAGACACTACCTTAAAGAGACATTAAAGGGACATATAAGTAAACTGTTAAAGCAAAACAATTCCATGATGCATGATTTAGGAGACAATCAGGAATCACAGCTCGTTCAGAAAAGTGTTCTAACTTCATCAAATCTAAGTGTTTTCAGAACCTCTCATCTGACTCAAAGCAGAAAATccatcaaacatgtttttctcaAAGTGTTGAACTGCTTTTAAGATGGGAGACTTGGTATGCgtgagatgtttttgtttggtgtttgtgttttggaggAAAAGTAGAACAGTAAATTGTTATTTTGTAATGGTCTCGTTGAGGGGTTTTTGATTCTGACCCTCTGTTTCACAGGAACGTGTTCGTAATCACAAGTACAGAAGTGTGGGGGACCTGGAGAAGGATATTTTCCTCCTGTGTCACAACGCTCAGACCTACAACCTGGAGGGATCTCAGGTGAGGAATTATTCCATGTGACAGATACAACAGTCTCATTCTATTAACGTCATGTTTAATAGGCTCaggttgtgttgtgtgttttcatgcctGCAGATCTATGAGGACTCGATCGTCATTAAGTCTGTTTTTGAGAGTGCGAGACAGAGAATCGTCACAGACCAGGAACGGAAAGAAACAGTCAGCACCAGTCACAGCGATAATGGCGGCAGAGCTGAAGACCAGTTTGTCCCAACAGCAGGTGAGATGTGATACTATCAGGGTGGGCCAATGTTTCCTGCTCCAAAACATGTGATTTCTACAAATATTGtcacccttttttaaaaaatgtaactcttGAATTTGAAATCAATGGTGCCTTTTCATCCTTTGAAACAGTGAAACCATTACCAGACCAACTAAAGAAGGAGGATAAGGAGGAGAGAAGCAGAAACACCACGGCGAAGAGGCTCCACAGTGGTTTAGACAGCGATGAGGATCTAGAGGATAAAACCACAAAAGATGAAGGTTGAACTGAACGgcccttccttttttttgtactcCAGCTCATCTCTACTCTTTTCTCTGCATCCCATTTCAACGGTTTCTTCATTTTCCTGAGCTAAAGAAAGGTCTttggggataaaaaaaaaacagaaaaccacTCAAAGAAGGGGTCCTCCAGGAAACCATTTTTATAGATGACTCATGCCACTCCAACACGTCTTGCTGCACATAGTGGTCTTCAGTCGTTTCGGTTTTATCTGCCTTAGTCCCTCTGTGATTGCTTCTGCAAATATTCTGTAACTCTCCGGTTTCATTGACTGTTTTTAAATCCATACATTTGATTGTATGAATTGCCTTCATATGTCTTGAAGCATGACGTATATATTTCTCTTAAAGCTGATGATGTTGATGAGTAAGGGTTGGAGAACTGAAGCACATGAGAGAGTCTTTTTTGGAGAAAACATCAAGTGAAGACTGTAAATTTGTTAAAATCTCTAGTTTCATTTTTAGAGATGATACttctttgataaaaatgtgGAAGTGTggagtcaaagacaaatttcagTACAAGTAGAAGtacttttgtctgtttttgatacGTGATGGAATAAGTTTGGGTCTAATCAAAAGGTACTCAAGTTGAACATTTTTACCCCTTGTGCTACAGTATATTCACATATTGTACAGTTTGTGTGAAAAGTTAGTAATATTTCTTTTCATTCGCTCTCCTGGTTGTTGGGGGGGAGGTTGGAAGACATCATTGTTAAGACAATCCCTGAAAAAATGTATCACTTAAACACTTGGGAAATAAATTTTACCAAAAAGTCTCTTGggtgtttttttatctttgttaaAGAAAGTAGAAGTAGCTGTCCTAGCAGTATTAATCACTCAAGGATAGAGAGGCAACAAAAGACACCTGTATGTTGGTGATAATTTATGTATGACAAATACCAGGTAACATGCAGAAATATGACCTCTTAAATAAGGTAGGAGGTTTGATCACTCTACTGTAGTTAAAGTGCCAATAGGTGGAGCCAGAGAGCTGTCTGGTGTTCTCTTCTTTTCTGGTTGCCATAGTTGTGAGTTGCAGAACTCTTATACTTCATTCTCTCTATGATGAATGTTGTGATTAATAATTACCAGTGGTGGGCAGTAACTTGAGTACTCACTGTAATTTAAAGACTACTGTTAAGGAAAGAAGTGCCTGTGTATATAAAAGAGTAGATTGCTGTTATGAATGTGTTCAGACAGAAGTATGCTAATACTTTCCTTGGACTTAATTCAGTTTCACTCCTCCAAAGACAAATCTCTGAATGCCACCTCTTCAATAAGGTTATTTCTTGatgagttatttatttgtatcattCTTTTTTTGGCATAATCTCCACTGAAGGTTTACTGCTTGCTTCAGGTTCTTCTacaaatttaaagctcctgtgaggaactttcatgtTGTATCGATTTTAGCAACTTCTATCGATTGTATCATTGCTGATTTAGTCATGTTCAggttttttgagtatctgtactttaattgagtgttattttttgggggaactcaGGAAGAACAGTAATCTTCTGTAACATATTAGATGTTCAGCTCACTTCATTACAGGATGTTCTTCGGTTAGCAATGTAAATGTAGCTTGCAATCCCCCCTTGTGAGTATTTAGAAGACCACCTGTTCACATTTTTTgatcagggagagagagtgtggaACAGTAGGTGcaaaaagaaaaggttaaagCTACAAAGAGCCTGCAGGAATTCTCTCACCTTGCCAACCTTTTCACATTTATAAGAAGACAGATATGCCAAATGGCCACCTCATGGGTGTTATCACATATGGGCATCTGAAGAAAAAGCAACCTAATAGGTTTCTTTTACCCAAATAGCCAATAAACAGAGTCTTCATCTCTCCCTGAAGCGATACAGAGATTTgttctctgcaaatgaactcCAAAATCCCAAATCAAACACCACAGATCTCTGGAGAATATCGCCCAAACATCCCTCACTGCTCCACATCTGATATGCGCTGTCTGTCAACCAGTTCAATCAAAGCTCATTTTCTGTAGTATTCCCCTGGTGGAGTAATATAATGGGACTAAATCAATCAATTTACAGCAGTAAGATTTGCTTCTTTAGATTTGATGAAGtgtatcagaggttaaaaatctCCACTCAGATGTTTGGAGATTAACAATGGGTTTAGTGTGGCTGAGCTAAAAGGTGTGAGCTTTTACATTAGATTGCTCTGGGAAACAAAGAGGCACGAACGCCTTCTTGAGGAAAATCTCCAGCAAAATGACACATAAAGCTAATggaagagcagagacagagatgttGCTTGTAGGTAGACACACTAATGGATTTTTGAAGATTAGTGGGCGCAGGAGGTGACTTTAATCTGTTGAGAAGACAATCCATTTTCTCTTTACCCATAGGACACAGATTTAATAGATAGTTAGTTTGGTCTGCATCTACCATGGCTCTTGATGAATAACTGTAATATCAATTCATCACATTTGAATCCTTTCCTTTGTCACATACAGTCCTGTTAGAGACATATCAACACCTGCATTTAATTTGAATCATGTGTTTCACTTCTCAAAGTTAATTTATATGAAATTTAGCatcatttatatcttattatcCCAGTCCTTTCCAGACTACAGCCACAAATATCCAtctatatgcagatgacacaattATTTATACATCTAGTTCCTCCCTGACCACAGCACTGTCCACATTACAGGCCAGTTTCCTTAGTGTCCAACACTCTCTCATGAGGCTCCATTTGGTTTTAAATTccaataaaactaaatgtatggtttttaacaaaaacatgccATTGCCCAACAGCCCCCTCAAAATCTCCTCCCTGGATGGGTCGGAGATTGAGTTTGTTGACAGT harbors:
- the LOC117830702 gene encoding probable global transcription activator SNF2L2 isoform X1; translated protein: MARPLLKMQHCRKKKNKKKTKNGPDNFNSGVGRERKKRLAAVDIKNMQRETSSGPSRVRKKTSESCRQEMAAADPDSQPADCTQPESRENGSLEEMEEDISLKKRKSDQPGEKELQGTQETGEKVKRKRGRPPAEKLPPNPPELTRTLSTLVDMVINYKDGLGRQISKGFVQLPSKKEVPEYYELIRKPVDFRRIRERVRNHKYRSVGDLEKDIFLLCHNAQTYNLEGSQIYEDSIVIKSVFESARQRIVTDQERKETVSTSHSDNGGRAEDQFVPTAVKPLPDQLKKEDKEERSRNTTAKRLHSGLDSDEDLEDKTTKDEG
- the LOC117830702 gene encoding probable global transcription activator SNF2L2 isoform X2; the encoded protein is MKRLAARRYAGLLILSPTAAADPDSQPADCTQPESRENGSLEEMEEDISLKKRKSDQPGEKELQGTQETGEKVKRKRGRPPAEKLPPNPPELTRTLSTLVDMVINYKDGLGRQISKGFVQLPSKKEVPEYYELIRKPVDFRRIRERVRNHKYRSVGDLEKDIFLLCHNAQTYNLEGSQIYEDSIVIKSVFESARQRIVTDQERKETVSTSHSDNGGRAEDQFVPTAVKPLPDQLKKEDKEERSRNTTAKRLHSGLDSDEDLEDKTTKDEG
- the LOC117830702 gene encoding probable global transcription activator SNF2L2 isoform X3; this encodes MKWLKITQDAAKAPMSSIRCPESRENGSLEEMEEDISLKKRKSDQPGEKELQGTQETGEKVKRKRGRPPAEKLPPNPPELTRTLSTLVDMVINYKDGLGRQISKGFVQLPSKKEVPEYYELIRKPVDFRRIRERVRNHKYRSVGDLEKDIFLLCHNAQTYNLEGSQIYEDSIVIKSVFESARQRIVTDQERKETVSTSHSDNGGRAEDQFVPTAVKPLPDQLKKEDKEERSRNTTAKRLHSGLDSDEDLEDKTTKDEG
- the LOC117830702 gene encoding probable global transcription activator SNF2L2 isoform X4 — its product is MEEDISLKKRKSDQPGEKELQGTQETGEKVKRKRGRPPAEKLPPNPPELTRTLSTLVDMVINYKDGLGRQISKGFVQLPSKKEVPEYYELIRKPVDFRRIRERVRNHKYRSVGDLEKDIFLLCHNAQTYNLEGSQIYEDSIVIKSVFESARQRIVTDQERKETVSTSHSDNGGRAEDQFVPTAVKPLPDQLKKEDKEERSRNTTAKRLHSGLDSDEDLEDKTTKDEG